TAAAAATTCAAGAGTACTATTCACTTCCTCTCTAGATGCTGAAACTAATGTACTTTTACTTCCAGCATTCCAAAACACTCCAGTAATAACTATTAAAAGTACAAATAATATCATAAATAATTTTTTATAACTTTGTTTTTTTCTCACGTGTACACCTCCAAGTTATGTATATTAAAATATATGTTTGTAAACATAAAACATTCCTTTATTAATTTAAACAATTTGTTAAATGCTTTACATTATATGAGTTTGTCCATATATTAATCAAATATACATAATAGGATCACTTTTCCAAATAAACTTATTTAAAAATAAAAAAACCTAGTGGATTCTCCCCTAGGTTTATACTTTAAAATATACTAGCTGATTTAATTATTATATTTGAATATGGAGTAGCTTCTCCACATCTAATAACACCTCTGCATTTTTTAAGCATTATCTTAAGTTGCTCATTTGAAACCTTAACAACCTTTTTACCTTCAACCTCAGCTGTTATAGAGTCAAATATTTCTTTATTTTCTTCCTCTGTTTCCATAGCAATTATAACTTCATTTGTTTCTACATCACTTAGAACTGCCTTTAAAGTATCCATAAATGATGGAATCCCTTTAATAAGTGCTAAATCTATTTTCTTAGTTTCATCTGGTATAGATGTTGTAGCATCAACAATTGCTATAGTATCTGTTTGTCCAAGTTCTGCTATAAGTGAACTTATATGTGTATTAAGTACTCCTGATTTTTTCAAGGTTATTCCTCCCCATATATCTTTGTAACTTCTTCAAATGTTGGGATAGATGTTTGTGCACCCTCCTTAGTAACAACGATAGCTGATACCTTACTTGAGAACTTTACTGCCTTTTCAAGGGAAGAATATGTTAACTTCTCCTCGGATGAAAGTATTCTTGAAAGTCCTCCTATAAATGAATCCCCTGCAGCTGTTGTATCAACAGCTTCTACCTTCTGTGCAGGAACTAGGGTACTGTCTTCATTTGATACTAAAGCTGCACCTTTATCACCAAGAGTTATTATAACATATTTTACACCTTTTTTTAGAAAATACTGCGATGCACTCTTAGCACTTTCCATATCATAGGGTTTAACCCCTGTTAGAGACTGTGCCTCTGTCTCATTTGGTACTATTATATCTGTATACATCAAAAGTTCATCGGTTACTTCCCTTGCTGGTGCTGGATTTAGGATAGTCACAACACCACTTTCCTTTGAAATTTTGAAAGCCTCAAGTGTTATATCTATAGGTGTTTCAAATTGTGCTATAAGAATTTTACTTCTCTGTATAACCTCCTTAGCCCTACTAATATCATCTATTGTTATCCCCATATTCGCCCCAGGAACAACAGCTATAGAGTTATTCCCTATAGAATCTACTAATATAATAGCAACTCCAGTTGGTCTTTCAACATCCTTAAAAACCCAATCTACATTTATGTTATCTTCTTTAAGTGAATTTAGTAGAACCTCACCACTGGAGTCATCACCTATTTTCCCTATCATTGCTACATTACATCCAAGCCTACTAGCTGCTACTGCTTGATTAGCTCCCTTTCCTCCAGGGATTTTATTAAATGTGTCTGCAAGAACAGTCTCACCGAGTTTTGGCAGACTTTCGCACACTACTACTTCATCCATGTTAATACTTCCAAGCACACAAACCTTCATATTAAGTGTCCTCCTACTAAATTACTTCATCTACAAAGCCTTTTTTATTATCTCTCCATTCTTTAGTATTATAACACTACTTGTTAAAACTTCTACAAATCAAAAATACTCTGCTAATTTATATAACTGACAGAGTATTTTTCAAATATTTTTTATCCATTTTAGAAGGTCGTTATATACTTCTTCTTTATTAATCTCATGTAACATTTCATGTCTTCCATCTGTGTAAAGTGTAAATTCTACCTTGAATTCATGACTTTTATAAAAATCTATTGTTTTATTTACACCTTTGCCATAAAAGCCTATAGGATCCTTATCACCTGATAATATAAAAATCTTTAGGTTATTATTTTTTTCTTCAAAGGAACTTTCATATAGTAACCTTTGCAGATTTGTAAAAAATTCAAAAAAGAAACTACTTGGATGAATATTCCCACAGTATGGATCTTTTAAATATTCCTGTACTGCTTTTTCACTTCTTGATATCCAATCAAATTTTGTTTTAGGAGAAGATATCTTGCTATTATTATTACCGAAAACCAGCTTATCAATAATCTTTGATTTATATAACTCTCCTTTTCGCTTTGTTATTAGCCTTGTTATAATACTTCCAAACCTCAGCTTAAAATTCCCGTAAAATCCTGTTCCAGATAATATAAGCCCATCTATTAACTTAGAATTCTCTATTATAAAATCCCTTGCTAAAAATGAACCCATACTATGTCCTAGTAGAATTATTTTTGCATCGGGATAATCCTTTTTCGCCATCTCTATAGCATATTTTAGATCCTCCCTCATTCTATTCCAGCCATCTACTCCTAGGTAGCCAAGTTCTTCTTTAGATTTAGAGGTTAATCCATGTCCTCTATGAGAATGACCATATACAAAAATATTATTTGATAACAAGAACCTTGCAAATTCATCATATCTCTCGATTCTCTCTGCCATACCATGGGAAATAACAACTATTAAATTAGGTTTAACATTCTCCTCTATCCACTTATAACCTTTTACTACAACTTCATCGAAGGAATTAAATTCATAGGATATTCTCATATTGCCTCATACCTTTTCTATTAATATTTACACTTATCATTTGAATAGTTATTAACATTTATTCCTATTTTACTTGGTAGCTTTTATTTCAGTTTCCTTATCCGCTACTTTCTTATCTTCTTTTTTATCTTCCTTTGACTTAGAATCAACTTCTTTTTCCTCTACATTACTTTCATTGACACTACTTGTCTTTCTAATAATCTTAGCAGACTCAGATGCTATACTATTATCAAGCCCAATTATACCAGCTGTTAATTTATTGTGATGTCTTGTAACATAGGAATCTGAGTTACCATCTGTAACAAGCCAACCTCTCTCACGCACTAGATTAGCCTTAGTTACCTTCATGTCCCTTATATTTTTCATAGCATCCCTTGACTCAATAAGATTCTTAAGACTCTCTGATATTATAACACCACCTCTTACTTCATCTGATGATGCTGCCTTTTCTGACTGTTTCTTCTCCATCTTCTCCTTTAGCTTTTCCTCTTCTCTTTTTCTTTCTTGAATCTTAGCCTCTTGAATCTGAGCCTCTACTTCTGCTAACTTCTTATTAATTTCATCTAACTTATATTTTTTCTCCTCAGAAGACATTTTTTTATCCATTAGTTCTTCTTTTGCTTTAAGTAAATCTTCCTTAGTTTTTTCCAGTGCAGTATAAGAGGAACCCTTACTTTTATTTTGAAGCATTATACTTTTATTTTCACTATTATCATTTGTTTGTTGTGCTTTAGAAAGTGTACCCCAGTTTGTACTATTAGCTCCTTGAATATTCATACAAAATATACCTCCTAGTATAACATCTTACTATAGTTATCGATAACTTTTTAACCATCTCCAACTATTACCAATTACTAAACAAAAGTGCTGCTGACATTTTACTGTCAACAGCACTTTTGTTTAATAATATAATTTTATAGTAGGTTATCTATCTCTACAGGCTCTTCTGTATAGATAACTACTCCATCTTTATCCTTTATTTTGCTAGTGCTTTGTTTTATATCTATTGTAACAACTTGTCCAGCTTTAACTTCCTTATCAAGTGTAATAGTTAAAGTTACCCCATCTTTACTTAATACAGCTGATTTAACTGCTACAGAAGTATTGTCAACTTTTACAATAATGCTATCCTTAACATCACTAACATCTGTTTTCAGAACTTCAGTGAAGGTAATTGTTATCTTGTCAGGTGATCCCTTTTCAATTGCAGCTTTAGTTACTCCAAAGTCATCACTTAATATATCATTAATCTCTGCTATTTTCTTATTAAGTCTATTTATAAGGCTATTAATTTGATCTTCATATTCATTAACATCAACCTTCTCTAAATCAGCTTCAGCTAGTTCTACATACTTTATCCATTGTTCAGCATTTTTTACTGTATGAGCGTTGTTTGCCATACTTCCTTCTACTTTGTTAACACGTGCTGCTGCATTTACTAAAGCTTCAGCTGAGTTAATTCTTGCAGCATATTTGTTTTTAGTTGCTCCCTTTGGAAGTTTAGCATTTAAAGTTCTTGCTTCCTTTATGTACTTTTGCCACTGTCCTACATTTTTAAGTCCTAGGAAATTTTTCTTAAGAGAATTTCTTATTTGCTCAACTTTTGTATGTACTGCTTTAGTGTCTTCTTTAACCCCTGCATTAACAATTTTAACTTCATCAACTGATTGAGTAGTACCTGCTACACTTACAAGTGTCATAGCTCCTACAAGAACTGAACCAATTAACTTTTTACTCTTACTCATACCTTCCTCCTAAACCAAATGAAATTTTTATATGGTAAAAGGATTATATACTTTTACTGATATTTTTTCAATATTACCAATTTTCCAAATTATTTACTTATCCATCTTTCCCTAATAAGATATACCAGTTTACTGCCATTTTCTATAGTATTTTCTATAACTATAAAAAGTCTGCTTTCTATACTATTTATAAAAAAAAGTACTAACAATTTCTTGTTAGTACTTTTAACTAGCATAAAAACTTTATCTCATAGTAAGCAATCCTAGGTTACTTAATAAAATCTTATAATAATTCTGTTTATAAAAGGTTATCTACTTCTACAGGTATATCTGTATATATACCATTCCCATTTTTATCTTCTATACTTCCATCTTCCTTTAAAGTTACAGTAACTGCTTGTCCTGCTGTAACTGGCTTGTTTAATGTAATAGAAATAGATAATCCATCTTCACTTATTATAGCTGACTTAACTGCTACCTCTGTGTTATCTACATTAACTATAATGCTATCCTTAATATCACTTTCACTTGACTTTATAGCTTCACCAAATGTGATAGTTATCTTATCTGGAGTAGCTTTTTCGATTACAGCATCTGGTATTTCAATATCTAATCCTAATATTTCATATATATCTAGAATTCTTTTTTCTAGCCTATCTACTAAGCTATTGTATTGTGCTTCATATTGATTAATATCAACCTTTTCTAAATCTTCAATAGCTAAATCAACATATTCTCCCCATTGTGGAACATTAGCCATTACATGGGCATTCTTATCCATACTAAATTCTAATTGGTTAACACGTGCCGCAGCATTTACTAATGCCTCTGCTGTATTAATTCTTTCAGCATACTTAGTCTTTGTTGAACCATTTGGTAGTTTAGCATTAAGCGCTCTTGCTTCTTTTATGTACTTTTGCCATTGGCCTACATTCTTAAGTCCTAAATAATTTTTCTTTAGAGAACTCCTTAGATGTTCTATCTTATAGTGAACAGCTAGGCTATCTTCACGAACTCCAGCCTTAACAACCTTAACTTCACTAATTGATTGTGTTGCACTTGCTATACTCATTAGTGTCATAGCACTTAAAAGACATGCTCCTACCACCTTTTTACTTTTGTAAATCATAATTTTCCTCCTATACCAAATCATATTTAACTTTTATATAGGAAAATTATATCTTGGAAATATTACAAATGCTACTGTTATTAAATGTATTTGCCATATATTAACTTTCACAAGTAGCGATGTTACTTCCTTTTTTATCTTTACTTACCTCTATCCTAGACATTATTCTTTCACTAAGTTCTGATACATGGGATATAACCCCAACTACCTTTCCTACTGCACCAAGCTCTAGTAAAGTTTCTATAGCTTTCTCTAAGGATTCAGGGTCAAGTGTTCCAAAGCCTTCATCTATAAACATAGTGTCTATCCTAACTCCCCCGGAGGATGCCCCAATAACATCTGAAAGTCCAAGTGCTAGTGCTAGTGAAGCTTTAAAACTTTCCCCACCTGATAAACTCTTTATACTTCTTGTTTTTCCTGTATAGTTATCATATACATCAAAATCAAGTCCTTGGCTTTTTCTAGCATCGGTTATATCAACCTTTCTTTCTAGATAGTATCTTTCATTAGTCATTGCCTTAAATCTAATATTTGCCGCCTCTAGTATTTCTCCAAAGTGATGTGCTAAAACATATCTTTCAAATGTTATTTTTTTAGGGTTAAATCCATTTGCTATATTAGAAAGCTCTGATATTATGCTATATTTCTCTTCCTTACTTCCTATACCACTTGATAACTCCTCAACCATTTTTACTATCTTACTGTTATTATCACATCTTGAATATACTATCTTTTCTTCATTTTCTATTTCTTTAAGTTTCTCTTGAAGTATAGATTTTTCATTTTCAAATTCTTCAGTATCTATCTTTTCCTTACCTAGAGTCTCCTCTTCTAAAACCTTAATCTGCTCTCTAGATGTTAAAAGCTCATCTCTATATTCCTTTATATTATTATCAATTACATCAATATCCTTAGAATCAAGTAGACTTTCCTTAAAAACTTCATAGGTAAATCCTAAAGAGTTTAACTTATCATAAAAGATTTCTTCTCTAGATTTAACTTGAATCTCTGCTTCTTTAAGTTCTTCTAGTTTGTTTTCAAGGTTTTTAATGGCAGATGTTAACTCTATAGTAGCTTTCCTTTCCACTTCTCTAATTCTTCTTAAACTTTCTTCCATTGCTGATATAGACTTTTTAGTATTTTGAATAAGGATTTCAAGTTCCTTTAGAGAACTAACCTCTCCATTAATACTCTTTTCAAGGCTTTTCTTAGATTCTCTAAGTGTCTCGCATTTTGCAAAGACTTCTCTATTTTTAATTTCTAAAGACTTTATTTCCCTATCAACATCTTGAATACTTAATAAGATCTTTTCTCTATCTGAAACCTTTAAACTTTTAGCCTTTAGCAAAAGATTTTTATCCGCTAACTCCTTTTCATCCTTTTCAAGCTCTGACCTAATAGCTCCGCCTTTATTTGTTATATCCCCTTGAAGAATATCTATTTCTTCTATAGAGAAGTCATCTACACCTAAAAACTTCTTAAACCCTTCTAGTATAACCCCCTTAAGCATTTCGTCTATTTTAACTTTAACTGCAGTTACACTTTTTAGTAATTCTTCCTTATTAGCTTTAACTTTCTCAAGGTCATCCTTCAGGACTTTAAGTTCCTTCTCACTTAAAGTAGAGGCTGATACTCTTGCCTTATTTGGATGATGAATTGAGCCGCACACTAGGCATGGCTCACCTTCAACTAAAGCCTTAGCTAGTATCCCTGCACTTTCAAGCTTAATCTCTTCACTTTTTTCCTCATAGTAGTTATTTTTCTTAAGATAATTACTACTAATAATGCTATATTCCTTCGAAAGTTCTTCTTTCTTTTCAATGTTCATCTTTAAGACTTCTATTTTCTTATAGAAGTCTCGAAGCAAGTTTAAATCTTCCTTCTTTTCTTTAACTTTTCCCTCAAGGCTTAAAATATCTACTTCTACACATTTATTCTCATTTAAAAAGCTTTCAATATCTACAAGGTTAACTTCCTTTTCTTGTTTTAGTTTATAGTTCTCCCTTAGGCTATCTTCTATTGTTTTTAATATCTTTTCTTCTTCTTGAAGCCTGTATGACTTCTCTTCATATTCCTTAAATACATTAACTTGACTTTCTAAACTATGAAGTTTTTTCTCAAGGGATTTTCTCTCATCCTCTTTTGATTCCTGAAGGGTTAATTCCTTACTTAAGTCTCTTAGAGTTTTCTCCTTTTCCTCTATTAAACTTTGTGCTAAAAGTTTTTCTTCTAGCTTCCTCGTAGCAAAGTTTTTAGCACCTATTAAATTTTCCTCAAGTAATTTAGCTTCATTAGCTTTTTTAGCCATTAGGGACTTTTTCTCATAACTTAATATTTCTTCTTCTTTGGATAAAAGAGATTCTAAGGATAGCTTTAGATCTGAAATTCTTTGGATTTTATTATTTAGTTCTTTATATTTTTCTATCCTTTTAAGCTTGTCTTCTATTTCCTTAGTCTTATTAATTTTATCATCCTCAAGCTTTTTTAAGGTCTTTTTATCCTCCTCAAGAATTTCTTTAACTTCAAGTAAAATCTCTTGTATATTCATATTCTCTGATTCTACAAGGGATTTTAGCTTAAGATTATCACCTGATTCTATTTTTTGAAGTAGTGTAATTCTTCTATCTCTATACTTTTCAAGCTCCCTTCGCATTAGGATAGACTTGTCCTTTAACTTATCCTGAAAGTCCTTATAAATCTTACTTGAGAATATCTTTCTAAATATCCTCTCCTTTTCCTCGGTGCTAGATTCTATAAGCTTCTTAAATTCTCCCTGTGGAAGCATTACTATTTGTCTAAACTGTTCAACATTAAGACCTAGAAGTTCTTCTATCTTCTCTTGAACTTCATGTACCTTGTTTAAGAGTTTCTCATTTGGTAGATGTAATTCTACTGCATGGTTTCTTTTTGTCTTTCTTCCCTTCATTGTTTGGGTAGGTTCACGTCTAATAGTATAAATCTCTCCATGAAGAAGAAATTCAAGTTCAACAAATGTAACTTCCCCTCCATCTGCAAAATCGCTTTTAAGATCTTTTTGCTCCCGATCACTTCCTGAAGTCTCTCCAAACAAAGCAAAGCTTATAGCATCGAATATAGTTGTTTTTCCTGCTCCAGTAGGTCCTGTTATAAGATATATGCTGTCCATCTTTGTAAAATCTATTTCTTGAGGTTTTGCATATGGTCCAAATGCATTTATTGTAAGTTTTAGAGGCTTCATAAACTCACCTCCGCCACTGAAGATTTAATTACCTTTAACATTTCATCTTTTCTTTTATCATCTATTTCCTCATTAAACTCTAAGTAAAAATCAATAAATAATTCATCGATTCCTTTTTCCCTATAATTCCTAGCACTATCAAGACTTACATCACTTTTCCCCTTTGATACCTTTTTAAGTCCTAGAACGTTATTATACACTCCTCTAAGGGAGCCTATAGGGTCTATTAATTCACCTTCATCTAAAAGCTCTGCAAAAATATAATCATCTAGATTCTCACCCTCATAACTATCAGGATCTATTAGATCATTTAGATAGCCACGTATAACTCTTAAATCACGCTTTAAACTTAGCTTCTTAAGTGTAACTTCAACTTTACCATCTCCATCAATAGTAACTATTGATACTGACTTATCCTGCTTTGCCTCTGATACAGAGTACTTAAGAAGTGACCCTGAGTAGCGAATATTATCACTTCCTGCCCTTTGTGGTCTATGAAGATGCCCAAGTGCAGTATATGTGAAATCCTTAAATATAATAGGAGATACTATTTCAGCATTTCCTATATTTAAAGGTCTTTCCGAATCACAAACCTCCATACTAGATGCTCCTACAAATGCATGGGCTATAAGTACACTTCTTTTATCTATATTAATATTATCTATGATGCATTTAAGAGCGTCCTCATGGGACTTAACATCACTTCTCTTATATAATTTTCTAACCTCTGAGGGGTCAGTATATGGAAGAAGATAAAAATCTACTTCTCCACTTTCATCAGAAAGTGTAACCTTTTTCACATCTCCACTAAATGCCCCTTCAATATATAATCCTTCCCCCTCAAGAACTCTTTGGAGAAAGCTTAATCTTTCACTACTATCATGATTACCTGCTATAGTCATTATCTTAGTATTTGTTTCCTTAATAACCTTTGTAAAGAAATCACTTAAAACCTCTACAGCATCAGCAGGAGGAACAGACCTATCATAAAGGTCTCCTGCTATTACTAAAACATCTGGTTTTTCTTCTTTTATAAGTTCTATAAGATTATTTAGTGCAAACCTTTGATCTTCAAGCATAGAAAACTCATGTATAATCTTTCCTATGTGAAGGTCTCCTGTGTGGATTAATTTCACACTACCAACTCCTTTAACTGTACTTTAACTCTATACCCTTTCCTAGAAGATAAATGTACTTTTCCTTTACCTTTTTCCCTGTAAGCTTTTCAATAGCTAAGCTATAAAGACTTATTTGGACCCTGTATCTTTCATATATTTCATCTA
The nucleotide sequence above comes from Clostridium cylindrosporum DSM 605. Encoded proteins:
- the rbsD gene encoding D-ribose pyranase codes for the protein MKKSGVLNTHISSLIAELGQTDTIAIVDATTSIPDETKKIDLALIKGIPSFMDTLKAVLSDVETNEVIIAMETEEENKEIFDSITAEVEGKKVVKVSNEQLKIMLKKCRGVIRCGEATPYSNIIIKSASIF
- the rbsK gene encoding ribokinase, giving the protein MKVCVLGSINMDEVVVCESLPKLGETVLADTFNKIPGGKGANQAVAASRLGCNVAMIGKIGDDSSGEVLLNSLKEDNINVDWVFKDVERPTGVAIILVDSIGNNSIAVVPGANMGITIDDISRAKEVIQRSKILIAQFETPIDITLEAFKISKESGVVTILNPAPAREVTDELLMYTDIIVPNETEAQSLTGVKPYDMESAKSASQYFLKKGVKYVIITLGDKGAALVSNEDSTLVPAQKVEAVDTTAAGDSFIGGLSRILSSEEKLTYSSLEKAVKFSSKVSAIVVTKEGAQTSIPTFEEVTKIYGEE
- a CDS encoding alpha/beta fold hydrolase, whose protein sequence is MRISYEFNSFDEVVVKGYKWIEENVKPNLIVVISHGMAERIERYDEFARFLLSNNIFVYGHSHRGHGLTSKSKEELGYLGVDGWNRMREDLKYAIEMAKKDYPDAKIILLGHSMGSFLARDFIIENSKLIDGLILSGTGFYGNFKLRFGSIITRLITKRKGELYKSKIIDKLVFGNNNSKISSPKTKFDWISRSEKAVQEYLKDPYCGNIHPSSFFFEFFTNLQRLLYESSFEEKNNNLKIFILSGDKDPIGFYGKGVNKTIDFYKSHEFKVEFTLYTDGRHEMLHEINKEEVYNDLLKWIKNI
- a CDS encoding Ig-like domain-containing protein; protein product: MSKSKKLIGSVLVGAMTLVSVAGTTQSVDEVKIVNAGVKEDTKAVHTKVEQIRNSLKKNFLGLKNVGQWQKYIKEARTLNAKLPKGATKNKYAARINSAEALVNAAARVNKVEGSMANNAHTVKNAEQWIKYVELAEADLEKVDVNEYEDQINSLINRLNKKIAEINDILSDDFGVTKAAIEKGSPDKITITFTEVLKTDVSDVKDSIIVKVDNTSVAVKSAVLSKDGVTLTITLDKEVKAGQVVTIDIKQSTSKIKDKDGVVIYTEEPVEIDNLL
- a CDS encoding Ig-like domain-containing protein is translated as MIYKSKKVVGACLLSAMTLMSIASATQSISEVKVVKAGVREDSLAVHYKIEHLRSSLKKNYLGLKNVGQWQKYIKEARALNAKLPNGSTKTKYAERINTAEALVNAAARVNQLEFSMDKNAHVMANVPQWGEYVDLAIEDLEKVDINQYEAQYNSLVDRLEKRILDIYEILGLDIEIPDAVIEKATPDKITITFGEAIKSSESDIKDSIIVNVDNTEVAVKSAIISEDGLSISITLNKPVTAGQAVTVTLKEDGSIEDKNGNGIYTDIPVEVDNLL
- a CDS encoding AAA family ATPase, yielding MKPLKLTINAFGPYAKPQEIDFTKMDSIYLITGPTGAGKTTIFDAISFALFGETSGSDREQKDLKSDFADGGEVTFVELEFLLHGEIYTIRREPTQTMKGRKTKRNHAVELHLPNEKLLNKVHEVQEKIEELLGLNVEQFRQIVMLPQGEFKKLIESSTEEKERIFRKIFSSKIYKDFQDKLKDKSILMRRELEKYRDRRITLLQKIESGDNLKLKSLVESENMNIQEILLEVKEILEEDKKTLKKLEDDKINKTKEIEDKLKRIEKYKELNNKIQRISDLKLSLESLLSKEEEILSYEKKSLMAKKANEAKLLEENLIGAKNFATRKLEEKLLAQSLIEEKEKTLRDLSKELTLQESKEDERKSLEKKLHSLESQVNVFKEYEEKSYRLQEEEKILKTIEDSLRENYKLKQEKEVNLVDIESFLNENKCVEVDILSLEGKVKEKKEDLNLLRDFYKKIEVLKMNIEKKEELSKEYSIISSNYLKKNNYYEEKSEEIKLESAGILAKALVEGEPCLVCGSIHHPNKARVSASTLSEKELKVLKDDLEKVKANKEELLKSVTAVKVKIDEMLKGVILEGFKKFLGVDDFSIEEIDILQGDITNKGGAIRSELEKDEKELADKNLLLKAKSLKVSDREKILLSIQDVDREIKSLEIKNREVFAKCETLRESKKSLEKSINGEVSSLKELEILIQNTKKSISAMEESLRRIREVERKATIELTSAIKNLENKLEELKEAEIQVKSREEIFYDKLNSLGFTYEVFKESLLDSKDIDVIDNNIKEYRDELLTSREQIKVLEEETLGKEKIDTEEFENEKSILQEKLKEIENEEKIVYSRCDNNSKIVKMVEELSSGIGSKEEKYSIISELSNIANGFNPKKITFERYVLAHHFGEILEAANIRFKAMTNERYYLERKVDITDARKSQGLDFDVYDNYTGKTRSIKSLSGGESFKASLALALGLSDVIGASSGGVRIDTMFIDEGFGTLDPESLEKAIETLLELGAVGKVVGVISHVSELSERIMSRIEVSKDKKGSNIATCES
- a CDS encoding exonuclease SbcCD subunit D — protein: MKLIHTGDLHIGKIIHEFSMLEDQRFALNNLIELIKEEKPDVLVIAGDLYDRSVPPADAVEVLSDFFTKVIKETNTKIMTIAGNHDSSERLSFLQRVLEGEGLYIEGAFSGDVKKVTLSDESGEVDFYLLPYTDPSEVRKLYKRSDVKSHEDALKCIIDNINIDKRSVLIAHAFVGASSMEVCDSERPLNIGNAEIVSPIIFKDFTYTALGHLHRPQRAGSDNIRYSGSLLKYSVSEAKQDKSVSIVTIDGDGKVEVTLKKLSLKRDLRVIRGYLNDLIDPDSYEGENLDDYIFAELLDEGELIDPIGSLRGVYNNVLGLKKVSKGKSDVSLDSARNYREKGIDELFIDFYLEFNEEIDDKRKDEMLKVIKSSVAEVSL